TAGTAGGTCACCCAGGGGTACCTGATCACAAACTGAAAGTGATGTTCTTTCACCACAAATCTCCAAAATCTTAggtcctgtggaaaaaaaatggacatATGCATAGTTAAGCATCTTTGTATAGAGCTACCCCAGAAGGAGCCACTGGAATTTTGCCTAGGTCTTCCCCCTTTTTGACCCGCAGCCAGGCATAAGGTATATTCACACAGCCAGGTGCACACACACTTCCAATTGTTCAATGACCAGTCTAACGGTTTTgtatttgtggtttttatttttggagaacttAGATAGGTATGGGATTTTAGTGGGATACGCCAAGAAATAGAACTATTCACAATTGAGGATCTAACTGAACCGTTGGTTAAGCTCTGGTGAAGTCTTAGCTTGTAGCAGATAGGAGACTTCTCTTTGAAAGTAGCACAAAGTAGTTTCAGGAGTGAGCAAAGTCCCTCGGTATTAGTAATAGTACCAGGGCAAAGCTCCTCAGGTACAAGCCAGTTACAGCAGACTGCTTGGCAGTCCAAAGAGTATTAGGACTGAGCAAAGTTCTATGCAATATCAACAGTTGGACAAACTCTTCAGAACACTAGCCAGTGTTCCCTTGTTCAGACCTCCAGCTGACTATATAGCACACCAGAAGGGATTAAAAGCACAAGTCTATAAACCCTCTAGGTTGTCTGTACTCACACAATGTCCAGGGACAGCTGGTGGCCTCCTTCCAACTTATACCAGACCAGATCTTCAATAGATAGCCCATTCAGCTGGTTCTCTGCAGAACTAGGGTCACTCTCTCTCAATTCAGGCCCTCAAGTCTCCCTCCCGAGGCCACATGACAGcaggttagggttgccaccttatccCTTAGAACCCAaaaacatatgaattacacaggttctgaggctaatttaatgcagataaggcaccaagtgagtcgaattaccaccttaatcagccatagaacctgtgtaattcatgtgttcagttttaaagggatgaggtggcaaccctacagcaGGTGCCAGGGGAGACAAAAGCCTCTCCCCTAGCTGGTGCAATCTACTCCTGGGAGGGACCTAGAACTCAGCATGTTCTGTGAATAAAAAACCCTCTCCCAGCATCCTTCAGGCCCAACCCACCTGGGATTGGCTGGAACGGCATTAATATTTCTGCTGTATTCTGCATAGTGTCCACCTCAGGGGCAGCCTGTCCATTGTGGGCGCACAGGGGGCCATTTTTAGGATGTCGGGCGCATTAATTCCTATGGCGGGGatgggtgggggtgttttttaaagcactaattagaggctccaataggcttcaaaatggGGTAGActcagggtgcagagcactgcgtccggagcccacccaggtgtgttgcaacagcgaatgaatattcactgttgcaacactgatccttctCCCAGGCAATctggaagcgggtctgatacccgtcacccaattggctgaaaggacaggcgaccctattggacgcctaggataAAGGGGGAAGAACTGCACAGAAGACACAGGAGCCTGCCCACTGTCCATAGAAGCCAGAGGCTGCAACCCAATGGAGCCCGTTGCCCATGAAGCCCTCCGCTGCCTGCCAGGGCCTGCTTGGgtatttgcaggggggggggggtgctgactgaGATTCCACTGACCAACGGggggttgtttgccgccccccccccaaaaaaaaaacactggctgcCACTGGTCCACCTATACATCCAGAACCTTTCTAGGATACAGGGGAGCCCAGAGGCGGAACCAAACAGCAGCTGAGCACACCGAGCAGGCTACACTAGCCAATCACAGGTCCCTGTTAAGCAGCCATTAAATTTACCTAGCTGACCATCTGTTAAGCAGAGAAACCAAAAACTATTCTACACTACGTACCTAGGAGGGTGCCACATTTGGTATAGACTGATGCTAAAAAAAATCTCCCTGCTGCAGAGATGCCACTACCGACCGCACTGATTCCATAAATATTTCCAGTATGCTTAGATAAGGCCCCttaccattgtggatcatttgaaAAGGCTTGGTGACTCAGGCCTGCTGGCAAAACGACAGCTTTCTGGAAGAGGAAGTAGTGACTGGTCTGTAAACTACtggttttactttatttttctggtacaatcttttttattgaaaaaaaaattgggggggggggggggaagtgagaACAGCTGTAATAATCCCACGCAGGGGATGTAAACAATAAGCATAACATGGCACAGTTTAATAGTACGCATGAAAAGCATATTTGATAGTGGGAGCTGTCAAACATCAACAGCCCTCCGGCCAAAACAGGGGGTCAACATAGGGTAACTGAGATTATTGCTCAGGGGTTAACGCGTGGAGTGGTCCAAAAAATGAATCAGGTTCATAGAACAAAAATtagaaaacatgaaaaaaaataaaaaatgggaacAAACAAGTGGCGAAGGGGGGACATAAGAGATGAGAAGGAAAGACGGAGAGGGAAAATGGGGTTTTACCTTCTTTTTAAGCAGTAACAGAACACTCTAACCCACAGTAACTTTCTggatgtaaacaaaaatagaaatataCTGAACATGTGACTTGAATATACCTCCAATGGTGTGACATAAACCAGGCATAAGAATATAAAATGTATCACTTTCTTTCTCACATTTTGAAACTTTGTATAAAATTTTACAATAATAACAATTTTATATGTATTGTCACAGCACTTTTATATTGAGATCCCAGGTCCTGATGAAGTGGGGTTTCCCACGAAATGCGTTGACTCCTATAGGTTGATTTCAAGGCATACTTTATAAAATCCATCAAATAATCAGCAACCAGAATTGAACGTAGGTTCAGTCTGAACATGGAAGTTAGCTGAATTGCGGGGCCAAAGAGCTGTGGACTGAGGATTTCCCACAATGCAGCTGCACATATACAAAGGGACGGGGATGCacatgacatcattgacctaatatggccacatagCCATATTGTTTGACAGTTTAATACTGACCCAATATGGCCATGTGACTTTGTTACATTCAGCTACGGGCCAAGGAATCCTCCCACCCACAGCTCATTGGGTAGGTGAGGATGCGATCGATCACGTGACAGCTTTCCACGAGTTTAGGTGAACTGGGTTTAGATCCAAACCAAGCTTATCCCTAGCTGCAACATTTCAAGCCTTacatatatagggctagattcagagacatttgccTATGTTTAGGCGGGCgaatcgcatatacgctacgccgccgtaactttgacacgcaagtcccgtattcacaaagactttgcgcccaaagttacggcggcctagcgtatatgggtcggcgtaagcccgcctaattcaaaataggctggtagggggcgtgttgtatgctaattactagtgaccccacgtatttgacgcttctaatgaacggcgcatgcgccgtccgtggacgtatcccagtgcgcatgcgtcaaaaTCACATCGGCTAGAGATAcgccgaacactgcctacgacgtgtacgtaagttacgcacagccctattcgcgtacgacttacgtaaacgacgaaaaattttacgctgtcccgacgtccatacttaacattgcctgcgcctcatatagcagaggtaactttacgccggtccgacgccttacgcaaacaacgtatagatacgccgggcgcaactacgttcgtgaatcggcgtacctagctcattaccatattcgacgcgtaaatctacggaagtgccacctagcgggcagcttaaatatgcaactaagataggacggcgtaagagacttacgtcggtcgtatcttagccaaatttcggcgtatctttctttctgaatacagaaaaattatacgccgacgtaaattctttctgaatctagcccatattttttttaagcataacaCAAACACGAGAACTTTgataatattatttttctatgtCTGGGGCCACAGTTGGATCTGGTGTGGGCTTGCTGTATGAGAGATTCTGGATTATTAAGCGGTTCTCAAATTCAAAGCTGATTCTACACTACAGTATAGtgagaaataatttttttgtgttttttttggtgttcAGAAAGATAAAACTTCCGTGAAAAACTTTTCCTGCACTCAGGGcatgaatacggcttctcccctgtatgAGATCTTTGATGTATAACAAGGTCTGATTTCCGTGcacaacatttcccacactcaggacaggaatacggcctctcccccgtgtgagatctttgatgtataACAAGGTCTGATTTCCGTGcataacattttccgcactcaggacaggaatacggcctcTCCCCCGTGTGATATCTCTGATGTATAACAAGGTCTGATTTCTGTGTATAACCTTTTCCGCAATCCGGACAGGagaatggcttctcccctgtgtgaattctctgatgtttcACAAGTTCTGGTCTCcctgtaaaacatttcccacactcaggacatgaatacggcttctcccctgtgtgtgaTTTTTGATGTTTGACAAGGTCTGctttccgtgaaaaacatttcccacactcagggcaggaaaacACCTTTTCTTGCATGTGGCATATCTGATGTGCAGTAAGCCTACACTTCAGTGAAAaagattttccacactcaggacagaaatacggcttctcccctgtgtgagatctttgatgatTAATAAGGTGTGATTTCCATTGAAAACTTTTTTCGCACTCGGGGCAGGGATaaagcttctcccctgtgtgtaatctctgatgtaTAACAAGGTCTGATTTATGtggaaaacatttcccacactcaaggcaggaaaacggcttctcctctgtgtgaatcctctgatgtctgtaaagactggacttctctaaaaaacatttcccacactcagaacaggaaaaaggcttcacgTCTGTGTGAGATTTTTGATGTCGAAGAAGGTCTGAGTTACGTGTATAACAGTTTCCACACTCAGAGCAAAAGTatggcttttcccctgtgtgggATCTCTGATGTCTAACAAGGTCTGAATTCCGTGTAAACCATTtctcgcactcagaacaggaatgtaGCTCCTCGCctgtgtgagatttctgatgtacAGTAAGACTTGATTCAGAGCTAAAACTTTCCTCACATTCAGGAATGGAATGTTTTTCCTCCCCCTGAATTCCGGCACCGTCCCCCACAGTATGAGGTTGTTTAGAGTCAGAGGGATTTAGTAGTTCATCCACACTGTGAAGTCCACCATTGAAAGCTGAGGTTATCCCCT
The sequence above is drawn from the Rana temporaria chromosome 4, aRanTem1.1, whole genome shotgun sequence genome and encodes:
- the LOC120935922 gene encoding zinc finger protein OZF-like translates to MNMKVEGEVEETYVRDDQQYTEEAGMMTFKEENTPTEIREGHTIEKPSKDHLTLSLSFKMKDEDITRDCAGEKGITSAFNGGLHSVDELLNPSDSKQPHTVGDGAGIQGEEKHSIPECEESFSSESSLTVHQKSHTGEELHSCSECEKWFTRNSDLVRHQRSHTGEKPYFCSECGNCYTRNSDLLRHQKSHTDVKPFSCSECGKCFLEKSSLYRHQRIHTEEKPFSCLECGKCFPHKSDLVIHQRLHTGEKLYPCPECEKSFQWKSHLINHQRSHTGEKPYFCPECGKSFSLKCRLTAHQICHMQEKVFSCPECGKCFSRKADLVKHQKSHTGEKPYSCPECGKCFTGRPELVKHQRIHTGEKPFSCPDCGKGYTQKSDLVIHQRYHTGERPYSCPECGKCYARKSDLVIHQRSHTGERPYSCPECGKCCARKSDLVIHQRSHTGEKPYSCPECRKSFSRKFYLSEHQKKHKKIISHYTVV